Proteins co-encoded in one Lasioglossum baleicum chromosome 3, iyLasBale1, whole genome shotgun sequence genomic window:
- the LOC143207523 gene encoding uncharacterized protein LOC143207523, protein METLLPGNTNSQSYSPQLKTVLKTYQLSAVKSLQGPSSALLGMDCKSLLQDQAPCYSPSSRSSNCVIDSAFEQVSTKDIEKDNNLTVTPLIPCKVRRIDQPLEDSDEDPQLERSKNVCEKRELEFQIPILTAPDQSCSERCETVLEGERISCFVVGGERRLCLPQILNTVLQDFSLQQINQVCDELQIYCSRCTRDQLEELKHSGILPRNAPSCGLITQTDAERLVSALLLRTESCDLSRIGQNEDNTEKKVSTKSDSDKEAIVKFKVYHECFGKCKGIFDANLFESDDSVCIECIECGCQFSPQCFVRHAHRSLENRTCHWGFDSANWRSYLLLSPEQENYNKSLNTFRELKEKHLILGSKRKSELRHDSEKLAKRIRRDVTRDECPGIYNGSGLGLYHPVSQVANATDPYLQMQWAVFELAARGASAFRPWNTTSTCKHKDSSSLVPAYLSRGPPVLQHPERVVPLSECKRFEPHFQPNVALAPIPAPSVPVVLPPSAHHQRRHHHEHKRYNHHLSSPNERDKKEPPPDSVKLEKTSPSSGSSVGTYSAFPSCTPESNQKELPQKIKNEVGEEEESSTAVTSSTVNIEPPSTDIGTSALESDSDSEGTTAIDLEDRLVALEVPQDVLELARRIVSENAQLRRHRRSDAREISRLRNQLQMQQQLQSSNGDDKKEEPANASAADSTEGSEETEAIIPSNNKESESVVLAVSKE, encoded by the exons ATGGAGACCCTATTGCCTGGCAATACAAACAGTCAATCGTACAGCCCGCAATTGAAGACCGTCTTAAAGACATATCAGCTATCCGCTGTGAAAAGCTTACAGGGTCCGAGCTCGGCCTTGCTTGGTATGGACTGCAAGAGCCTATTACAAGATCAGGCACCTTGTTACTCCCCTTCGAGTCGATCGAGTAATTGTGTCATTGATTCAGCATTCGAGCAAGTCTCCACGAAAGATAtagaaaaagataataatttaaCAGTGACACCTCTCATCCCGTGTAAAGTTCGCAGGATAGACCAACCGCTCGAAGATTCTGACGAGGATCCTCAATTAGAACGCTCGAAAAATGTTTGTGAGAAAAGGGAATTGGAATttcaaattccaattttaactGCGCCCGATCAAAGTTGTTCCGAAAGGTGCGAGACTGTTTTGGAGGGTGAAAGGATATCTTGTTTTGTGGTAGGAGGTGAAAGGAGGTTATGTTTACCACAGATTTTAAACACAGTGCTGCAAGATTTCTCGCTTCAACAGATCAATCAAGTGTGCGATGAATTACAAATTTATTGCTCACGATGTACAAGAGATCAGTTAGAGGAACTAAAACATTCAGGAATTTTGCCGCGTAACGCTCCTTCCTGTGGCCTTATTACTCAAACCGATGCCGAAAGGCTTGTCAGTGCTTTGCTTCTAAGGACAGAGTCGTGCGACCTCTCTAGAATTGGTCAGAATGAGGATAACACCGAGAAGAAAGTGTCTACTAAAAGTGACAGCGACAAAGAAGCTATTGTCAAATTTAAAGTATATCACGAGTGTTTCGGGAAATGTAAAGGCATTTTTGATGCGAATTTGTTCGAATCCGACGATTCGGTGTGTATAGAATGTATCGAATGTGGCTGCCAATTTTCACCTCAATGTTTTGTTAGACACGCTCACAGATCTCTTGAAAATCGTACTTGTCATTGGGGTTTCGATTCTGCGAATTGGAGATCGTACCTGTTGCTCTCGCCGGAacaagaaaattataataaatcgcTGAATACATTTCGAGAATTGAAAGAGAAACATCTGATATTGGGTTCGAAGCGAAAGTCAGAG TTGCGCCATGATTCTGAGAAATTGGCTAAACGAATTAGAAGAGACGTAACGAGAGACGAATGTCCAGGAATATATAATGGAAGTGGCTTAGGCTTATATCATCCTGTATCACAAGTAGCTAATGCAACTGATCCATATCTACAAATGCAATGGGCAGTTTTTGAATTAGCAGCTAGAGGGGCGTCAGCTTTTAGACCTTGGAATACTACAAGTACTTGCAAGCACAAAGATAG tTCATCGTTGGTGCCTGCATATCTAAGCCGAGGTCCACCTGTACTGCAACATCCAGAACGCGTAGTTCCTCTCTCTGAATGCAAACGTTTCGAACCACATTTTCAACCAAATGTAGCCTTAGCACCTATACCTGCACCATCAGTGCCTGTAGTACTTCCACCCTCTGCTCATCATCAGCGACGGCATCACCACGAACACAAACGTTATAATCATCACTTATCAAGCCCGAATGAGAGAGACAAGAAAGAACCACCGCCGGACAGTGTGAAACTCGAGAAAACATCTCCTAGTTCTGGATCTAGTGTTGGCACTTATTCTGCATTCCCTTCGTGTACACCTGAAAGCAATCAGAAAGAATTGccacagaaaattaaaaatgaagtcGGCGAAGAAGAAGAGAGTAGTACTGCGGTAACATCTTCTACGGTAAACATAGAACCACCTTCAACCGACATTGGTACCTCCGCGCTGGAAAGTGATTCTGACTCTGAAGGAACAACAGCAATAGATTTAGAAGATAGATTAGTGGCTTTAGAAGTACCGCAAGATGTCCTGGAGCTAGCACGGCGTATAGTTTCAGAGAATGCACAGTTGCGACGTCATCGGCGTTCGGATGCACGCGAAATATCTCGACTGCGCAATCAATTGCAAATGCAACAGCAACTACAATCATCTAATGGTGATGATAAAAAGGAGGAACCGGCGAATGCAAGCGCAGCAGACAGTACAGAAGGTAGTGAAGAAACGGAAGCTATAATACCATCAAATAATAAAGAGTCTGAATCTGTTGTTCTAGCAGTTAGTAAAGAATAA